The Porphyromonas pogonae genome segment ATAAATCATATTCTTAATCTTGGAGAAATAGGTATTGGCATCGAACTGAATACGAGAAGATGCAGCATAATACTTATCGAACATAAGTCCGAGGTTAAAATTGAAAGCACTCTCAGGCTTAAGGCCCAAAGAAGTCAAAGTAGTCATCCTATCACCCAAGGCCTCTTCATAACGTGGCAGTCGATAGTTGAATTCCAATGCGGTTTTGAGTAACCAATGGTTCGTAAAACTATACTTCATGGCATAACTACCTCCCCAATAGCTTCCGTTTGTACTAATGTATTGAGGCTTAGCCTCACCCATAAAAGCAAGATCTATTGTATTGCCCTCCAATGCATAGTAATAATGTCGCCCCGTAAGAATTGTAGAAAACTTCCTGTCGAACCAATTATTCTCAAGAGATAGAGAGGTGATAATATCATAAATATCGGATTTCAATCCGCTATAATTAGCATTGAGAAAACGGTCTGCTACAGTATCTTGAGACACAGTATGTACGGTACGGAAGCCATTATTGAGATTGAGAAACATTTTTTCCGGTATAATCTCATACTTAAGATTAAGATTGTAGCGCCAATCATATAGCTTGTCATGAGAGTCATTGGGTATCATTCCTACCTCTCCGGCATAAGCCCCGGGAATATGATGTCCGTGGAAGTCCGTAATGTACTTGGCTGTATCTATTTGCCCTAAATTACTGTAAGCTGCTAAACCATAAAGCTTGAGATTCAATCCGTTGATCAAGAAATTACTCTTTTCTAATTTAGGATTTAGCCCTATTCCCACTCCCCAAGATTTGGCATGACGAATATTCTGGAGTACTCCCTGGATCTGTTTATCACTGATATAAAAGAAATTTTCCAACTCTAACTGATCAAAATAAAGATCTTTGGACTTTAGTGTCAATGCTCCTTCAATCATCTTAAGCCTGTCATGATCACGCTTGATTACCAGGCCTTTTTCAATGGGTGATTCCATCTTATAATTATTCAGAGCATATTTCCCTCCCAGAAATGCTGAAATATATGATTTCAACGGTTTGTAATAATGATTCAGCGTAATATTTCCGGCATAATCGCCATAAGATGCTACAGAACTTGCAAAGTCGACATATCCATCTTTGGGATCTATCGTAACTACATTGACAGCACTACCCAAACCATCACCTCCAAATTCAGGGGGAACAATGCCTTTGTAAATCTCAATGCGATCAATAAACTGTAACGGAATATCATTTATGTTAAAACCTCCGTCATTGGTATTGAGTGCATATCCGTCTATATAGACTTGTACTCGCTTGCCTTCCAATCCCCTGATATTGATTTTAGCAGACGATCCTACTCCTCCCGTACGTCTGATCTTTACTCCCGTTTGGGTATTTAAGACCTGCTCTATAGTAGTGCCGCGTGCAGCAAGTAATCTGCCATCAATGACTGAAACAGGAATTCCACTCTTTTTTACGGCACGTATTTCTTCACGCTCTCTTTCCTTGGCATAAATAGTTACTTCATTCAATGCATTGAAATTCTGTATCAATAAGAAATCATGGTTTATATCCTGGGTATCTGATAATTTGGGTGTAAAAGTCTGTGATTGATACCCCATTGAACTCACCATAACCTTTGGTTCGGCATGAGTCAACCTCAAAGTATACTCGCCCTTTTCATTGGTTACGCATCCCAGATTGGTCCCAATGATCTTTACACTCGCCCCAATAATAGCTTCAGAAGTCTTAGCATCTTTGACTTTACCCATAAGGATACGTTGTTGAGCCATAAGGGACATACCAAGACTATTTCCTAGCATCAAAGCAATAACAATCACAATAAAATTTTTCTTCCTACACATAAGTTTATATATCATTTTTTATTTCTCTGACCATTCCTTAATTTTGGTCAATAAAAAAGCTCAACATTACTGCTGAGCTTTTATAGCGATGATTTCATAAGGCTTTCCCATCCTCCAGAACTATATATCATGTATTCTTTGATAAAACGCCGCCTCTCCTCAATAGGTATATCAGGATGCATAGCAAGGTCGCACAACAATGTGTACCACCTGGATGCATTGAATCTATTGAATAAAGGGGTAAAATCAGTATTAAGAGAGGGGTATTTTGCTTTCATAGCTTCTAAAAACATATTTCCAACTTTCTCTCCACGTGAAATGTACCGTTCACCGAAGTTTTCATACTGAGATCCCTGAGATTTGTAAATCAGAAGGTTGAGCTCTGCCGGATAAGTTTCTACTAAATGCAACATTTCTTTGAGCATGTACAGATTAAGATCATGGAATATTTTATCATCGATTCTAATCTCATCATTGAAGCGATGGAGATAGTCATCAAGCTCTTTGAGCAATGACTTCATTATTTCCGCATATACCATATCCTTATTTTGGAAATAATTATAGATATTCCCATGCGTCATACCCAACTTCTCGGCAATCATACGCATAGAAACTCCTTTGTATCCGAATTGGATAAACAACTCACGAGATACTTCAAGGATACGCTCTCTTTGATTTAGATTTATATTACCCATCATAAAACAGAGCAAAAATAAATAATAGGGATGTAAGGAAATATACCCTATTATAGGTTATTTGAGCGTTAGAAATCATCATAAATAGGTAGGATGGAAATAATATAACTGTAAAACAATGCCGGCTTTATAATTACATAAAGCCGGCTATGTCTATTGATATTATACGGTACTGACTAAACTTTCCGTAGAAATAATGCCTTAGAAAGTATACTTGATTCCGGCATAACCTGAGCGAGGAGTAGTAGGGCCGTAGATATATGCACTATCACGATCCGGTCCAAAATCATAATCCTTTTGGAAAGAATTGAAGATATTGGTAAGACCGAAGTAAAGCTGAAGAGTAGATGTATTGAAGATCTTAAAATCATAAGACATCTTAGCTCCTAAGTCAAAGAATTTAGGCGTTTTCTTCAACTCATCGATACGAGGAGCATTGTCTTCCTCATCAACTGTTGCCACACGAGTTCCGGCAGCTATAGCATTGCGGTCGTCAACAGCTGCACCCACTCCATAACCAATTACATGAGGAGCATACATAGAGCCTGTATAAGTACCTGTAAGAGACAGGTTGAGAGGTTTCACCGGGTTATAGCCTAAAGTAAAGTATCCGTAAACTGAGGGTGTTCTGGTGATCTTTTTATCAACCATAATCTCATTTTTGTATACTTGCTTTTTGTCCTCATTCAACTCTGTTACAAATTTACCATCTTTACCTACTTCCGTGCGAGTCCCCCACTCCTGCGCAACATCATACTTATTAGAGCTGAAAGTAACCCCCCCCTGAAGTTGGAAGTTTTTATATACAATGCGACCTTCGATATTCATACCAAGCACTTTGGCTCCATCACCGTTGGTACGCGTAAAACGCATGATACCATCATTGAGTGTAGGTTGTTCATTGTTGGTAAATACATCAAGAATACGAGTGTAGAAACCTTCGACAAGCAGGTTGGTCTGTACTTCGTCAAAATTGAAATACATATCAGAACTCAAGCTGAAAGCATGAGACACTTCGGGCTTTAGGTCATCAGCATTGAATACCTTTTGGGCTTCACCATTAACTACTCCGACATGAAGATCCTCATCAAATACTTGAGGTGCACGGAAGCCTTTGGCATAAGTGGCTCTAAGGTTGATACCTTTGACGGGATTGTATCGTAATGTAGCACGAGGGCTAAGCACAGGCTTGTCCAAAACACTGACTTCATCCAAGCGTGCACCTAAAAGGAAAGAGAAAGCTTCGTTCTTCCATTCGATCTGAGCTAATTGGCTCCATGTACGGATATTTTGCTTGAGTTCAGGGAATTTAGATTGTATCTTTCCATCTTTATCCTTGTATGACTCCCAAGTTCTGATAGGCATCTTATCTCTAAGATTATCATAGGTATATTCTATACCACCAAGTAACTGTGCCGGCATAAAAAGGAAATGATCGAAGTCATAATTGTACTGTATACCCATGTTATAAGTTTGCCCTTTGGTTACTCCGTAGTTATCGCCATACTTATCCTTGGGAATAGGTAAACCGATTTTACCTGCAATTTCGTTGTTGATCTCGATTTCACCGATACCCCCATAGAAACTATTACGCTTAACATATTGTCCTGAAAAATAGGATTGGAAGTGGTGTTTATAGTCATTAGAAAATATATCATACTTAACATTTCCGCTATATACCGAGTGACGTACATGCTCTGATACACCTGCAACATGATCAGGCCAATCCATATGATCACCACCACGACGATCTTCACTCAAAGTGTGAAGTTCCGTAGATAATTTACTGAAATCGGTAGGTTTGATATATACGCTTGCACCTAAAGAACGAGAATCAAGACGTCCGATTTCGGAATAACCGTCATCATTCTGATCCCAAGGATTTCGATAACGAGCTTGACCGAATACGGAAGCTCCGGACTTTGAATCAGCGCTAACCATTGAGCCATTAAAGCTGATATTATTGTCAAGATTTTTGAAACCGGTCAGAGTTGCAGATTCATTGAATGACATAGAGTTGAATGCAGGTTCTTTTGTGATAATATTGACAACACCCGCAATTGCAGAAGAACCGAAAAGAGCTGACCCGCCACCACGAACTACTTCAACACGATCTATCATATTAGCAGGGATTTGCTCCAAGCCATATACACCGGCCAATGAGCTCATCACAGGACGACTATCGATCAATATTTGAGTGTATCTACCATCAAGACCGTTGATACGCACCTGATTGAATCCACAGTTTTGACAGTCATTTTCTACACGAACTCCGGGCTGGAATATTAATCCTTGAGAAAGATTATTTACATTGGCCTTCTGAAATAATTTGTCATCTACCACGTTTACCAATGTAGGAGCCAAACGACGCAGTGTTTCCTGACGGTTGGATGATACAACCACTTCGTCAAGCATCACATTGTCTTGAATAGCATCAAAGTTAACTTCAATAGTTTTGTCTTTTACAATACTTACAGTTCGTTCTTGGCTAACGTAACCAAGCCCCCTCATTACCAATGTAATTTTACCGGGTTTGAGATTACGTAAAAAATAATGACCTGAAGCATCTGTAGACGTTCCATAGTTCGTACCCTTGATACCTATGGTGATACCTACAAGGTGCTCGCCTGTCTTGGCGTCCTTGACGTGGCCAACAATATTGGCATCACTGGGATCAGGTAATGGAGAATTACCGGTAGCGAAGGCATAACTACAAGCCATACACATAGCTACAATGAAATAGAAAACTCTTTTCATAATTTACTTTATAATATTATTATAGAAAATAATCCTCATTAATAATTGCCGGTGCGAAATTAGAAAGAAATATCCCTATAGCCGTGTATATGCCACTCTTTTGGAGCGCAAAGGTGCAAAAATACACAAATATAGGGATACAAAAAGGAGTGCGTGTACCTATAAGTAGGTACACGCACTCCTTTATATTAATACTATAATAAGCTATTACCAACCGCTTGTGGCTCCACCTCCACCGGAAGATCCACCACCAAAGCCTCCACCGCCAAATCCTCCGCCGAATCCACCACCAAACCCTCCGCTTCTGCGCCCACCACTCAAGAGAGCTCCTAGAATCATACCTTGTAAGGCTGCGTTTTCTTCAGAGTCATCACGACGATCTTCATGATGATTGTTTCCACAATACAAGCAACGATATTCGTTTCTGATATATCGCCTGCGATGAGCATCATATACGTACTCCGACTTGATATACTGTAGAGCCTTGGTTCCACAATGCTTACAAACTTTGTATTTGGATCCACTCACGTCCTGTGATACAACCTCCTTATAATTACAAAAAGAGCAAGTATAAACATCATGCTGGCGCGAACCTAACTTCTCTTCCAATTGCTGTGGAGAAGTCATAAGAGCTAACGCTGCTCCGGAATCTGTAACTTTGTGCATGCCGTCTTTACCGCAATTGGGACATAGGCTCATAATTTTCTCAATGGCTTTCTTTCGGATCAAATACCAAAACCAAATCAAAACTCCTCCCGGAGGAAATAAAAACAACAAAACAAGAGCTGATGCTCTACCTTTTCTATTGAACGTCGTATAAGCTTGTAAGGGTGTTCTATTACCCGAAATAGAAGACTCGGTATTTAACTGGAAGAATGTCCAGCCTGTAATAAATAACATAAAAATAGCATAAAAGGTAATAATACCTTTCAATGGTATTTGCTGTGGTGAGTTTGTCCTCCGAGGGTTTTTAGTAACAACATTTTTATAGCCGCTGCCTTCAAGTTGTCTTTCCACAGCTTGAACACCGGCAATGAACCCCTCTCCATACATTCCCTTTTTTATATAAGGGAGCATATCGTTTTGCTGGATCATATATACAGCAGCGTCGGGTAGATCGCCTTCCATACCATATCCTGTTTCAAAACGAATTTTCTTTTGATCCATAACCATGAGTAATAGAAGTCCATTGTTCTCTTTTTTGTCACCAAGTCCCCACAATCTAAACAGATCAGTAGAAAAAGACTCAATATCAATATCACCTATAGAAGGTAAGACGACAACCACAAACTCTACTCCACGTCTCTCCCTAAAGTCAGAGAGCATGCTATTGAGCCGGTTCTTCTCATCATTAGAAATCACACCCGAGGGATCCGATACATACTGCCTAGCATCTTCAATCTGAACATTGGGTACAGTTTTCGGAGTATATACAGTCTGGGCATTAATATCATTGTGAAAATTGCATAGTATAGCTACCAATGAGCAAAGCATGATACGTAAGAGCATCATGCTTGCACGAGGTTTACTATATTGCAAAAAATGCATCATAATAACAGAAATATTAGAACTTCACTTGAGGAGCGACATCAGCACCCTGGCGGGCTTCGAAGTAAGGACGTTTCTTAAAGCCCGTGACCCCTGCTACAATGTTAGTGGGGAAATTCCTAACAGACGTATTATAAACACGTGCTGTGTCGTTGAAATCTTTTCGAGCTACAGCAATACGATTTTCCGTACCCTCAAGCTGAGCCTGTAATTGTTTGAAGTTTTCGTTGGCTTTCAAATCCGGATATCTCTCAACTACAACCATGAGGCGAGATAAAGCACTGGAGAGAGCATCCTGTGATTGCTGAAATTTTGCCATCGCAGCTTCATCAAGGTTATTGGCATCTATATTGGTAGAGGTAGCCTTACTTCTTGCTTCTATAACACCTTCCAACGTTTCACGTTCATGAGTTGCATAGCCTTTGACTGTCTCTACAAGGTTAGGTATAAGATCAGCTCTCCTCTGGTACTGGTTCTCAACCTGGCTCCAAGAATTATTTACTTGTTCTTGTTTGTTTACCAATCCATTGTATACGCCTACTCCCCAAAAAATGCCTATCAAAAGTACTGCTACAACAACGACGATAGTAATTAATGATCCTTTTTTCATTTTTATCATTTGATTAGTTTTACTTTCTTCTCTTAATTTCTTTTCCCGACTTTTTCACAGACCATCCAAAATAACCTATAAAATCGCCCAATCCAAAATACTCTCCATGTGAATATGCCAAAAGATCTGCTTTCATCATATCAAAGCGCCCGGTATCAGGATCAAGGTATTGCTCATCAGCTTTTACATTTACGACATCAGCAATAAACATATCATGAGAGCCAAGAGAGATAATCTCCCTAACCTTACATTCTAAACTTAAAGGGCTTTCTTTTACTAAAGGAACCGAAATTAACTTGGAATGTTCAATAGTCAACCCCGTGTGCTCAAACTTATTATACCGTCTTCCACTATTGACTCCGCACCAGTCTGTTTCTTTGGCCATCGATACTGTAGTAAGGTTGAGCCCAAACTGCATTGTTTCCTTAATGATAGCGTGAGAATGGCGCGAAGGTCTAATGCTCACGTAACACATGGGAGGATTGGTACAAATAGTACCTACCCATGAAGCTGTAAATAGATTATAATCACCGGGGGAAATGCCACAACTCACTAATATAGCTGGTAACGGATATATCAATGTCCCGGGTTTCCAGTCCTGCCTCATAGAAGTTCTACCTGGTCGCTCGTTATCTTACGACCACAATATTTACATTCGAGTATTTCTTGCGTTATATCAATTGTCGTAAATATAGTTTTCATAGGTTCATGATTGGTAATACACTTGGGATTTGTACACTTTACAATACCTGCGAATTCATCGGGCAAGCTAACCTGTTTTTTTTCTACCACCTCGTAATCTCTGATGATATTGAGATGTACATTGGGAGCAATCAATGCAATTTTATTAAGTTCATTCTCTGTAAAAAAGCGGCCGGAAATCTTAATTACACCTTTATGACCAAATCTGGAACTTTTGAGATTATTTCCTATAGTAATAGGATTATCAATCTGTTCCAGATCCAGAATATGAGCTATTTTGAAAAGCTTCGATGAAGGTATATGGTCTATAACAGTGCCATCTTGTATGGTCGCCACCAGCATTTGTTCTTTATTCATCTCTTTCTGTTGTTTATTTGACATCCAAACCTAATACTTCACATATTATAGACTGTCGGGTGTAGAGACCGTTTTGAGCCTGTTGTACGAAATAAGCTTTGGGATTATCATCTACATCATAAGCAATTTCATTGACTCGTGGCAAAGGATGCAATACTCGTAACGTATCTTTTGAGTTTTGGAGCATTTCCGAGTTGAGGACATATACATTTTTCACTCTCTCATACTCTTCCATATCTGTGAATCTCTCACGCTGCACACGTGTCATGTAAAGAATATCTGACTGATTGATAACGTCTTCATCAAAGACATGAGTCTCTGTAAACTTAATATTGTTCTGCCTACAATACTCCTTGTATTCATCCGGCATTGCCAGTTCATTTGGCGACACAAATATAAAATTAGGATTGAAATGTGACATTCCTTGTATAAGCGAATGTACAGTACGTCCATATTTGAGATCGCCAACCAAGGCAATGGTAAGATTATGGAGGCTGCCCTGTGTTTTGCGGATGGAATACATATCCAGTAAAGTCTGTGATGGATGTTGATTGGCTCCGTCTCCGGCATTTACAATGGGGACTTTGCTTACTTCCGAAGCATATTGAGCAGCTCCTTCAAGGAAATGTCGCATAATAATAAGGTCGGCATAATTGCCGACCATAGAGATAGTGTCTTTTAAAGACTCGCCTTTTGACGAACTAGAGGTAGATGCATCGGAAAAACCGATAATCCTCCCCCCCAGCCTATTTACAGCAGTCTCGAAACTAAGACGTGTTCTAGTGGAAGGCTCAAAAAAGAGGGTTGCTATAACTTTACCTGAAAGGAGAAGACGATTGGGACATTGCTCGAACAGCTGCGCTCGGTCAAGAATTCTGATGATATCGTCCTCTGTCAATTGATTAATTGATACTAAATGATTCATTGGGTATTTTAAGAGGTACTTCACAAAGTTAAACTAAAAAACTTATAAAAATATCATTTAGCTCACTTTTTTTGCCATTCAATGTACAATTATAAATATGAATCAAAGAAATACTTCATTTAAGATATTTGGGGGTAATGCATAATTTGAGACAAATCATATCTATACCATCAGTTATCATAAATAAGCTATCTCATTTATCTACACTCTGATTCATTAATTCATAAGGGAGGGCTGAACTTCACCATCCAACCCTACAATCTACTAATCCCACACTAATAACAAAAATCATATTAAAACGATTTATTATAATGCTGTATATTATTTCTTCCCTGAGGGCAACTGCCAAAAATAATGAGCATCGTGAGTAAAGTATTCATTTGAAGTAAGTTGTTTTTCAAACTCTGGAGGGACTAAATTTATATATTTACTTTTATTATTTCTGTATCGGCTTTCAGGATTGAAACGACTAAAGTCAGGACAACTAAACCAGTACAGATTCTTTGCCATATAATTGTATAAATATTCCTCCTTTGTTTGCTTAATTTGGTTGTTCCAGTTGGCATCTTCATTCAATACAATCGGTTCGCTTTTTATTAGCTTCTCCCGCACTTCTGCAATACTCAATAGGTTTCCCTTATCATCCTTGACATAAGCATTGAAAGTAGGATCTATCCATATCCATTTTTTCAACTGTGAGGAGTACACACTATTGATGACATGACAATCTGTATCCGTTGTATCCCGGGGAATACAGGTGATATAGCGCGAGTAAATACCCATAGACAGATACATCTCGTTCAGTGCTATTGCCAGATGTCTGCAATTTACGCCCATACCTGTAGCTTTGTGATAATTGTATATGTCTATAGCATCAAACTCACAAAGGGCATAGTTTCCGCCATCATGCCTAATGGTATTATGGACATATTTCATGAGATTCATGATCTTGGACAATTCATCTCCATTACCTGCTACTGAATCCAATTTAAAATACGTCCGTACAGATTTAAGATTCGAGGCGTCATGGGTTTGATAAGTAAATTGAGGGCGAGAAGAGCTATTAGCCCTCATATATGGTCTGGATTTCTGCAAGACATAAAGATTGTCAAATTGTTTTATAGACTCATGAAGATCTATAAAGCTCTTTTCCGTTCTGATATTATCAAGATCTGTATCATTCAAAATATGTCTGTAATCTTTGTATCCGTAATGGATAGCAGAGTCCAAAATACTGATCGCTTTATTCACATCCCCTTTCAATGAATAGGCACAAGCCATGTTATAGTAAACATTACTTTTGAATTTAATCAAATTATCATGAAACTCTTCCTTCTCTTGCTCTGAGAGTTTTATATTATCTATCAACCCCAACATCTGTATTGATATGCTTTCCGTTTCGCTGTACAGTTTGTTTTTGTATTCTTCTTGATATTTATTGTTCAAATCAACAAACTGAGCCATGAAGGCATTAAAAGCAGGGGATTTTGTTTGTCCCATCAGAATAAACGGGAACAAAATAAATAGAAGAAGAAAGCCCTTTTTCTTATCCATGTTTTTACAGTATTTAATTATTCAAGTCTCTAACATTTATATTAATACTCCCGATAAATACCTCGAGTTATTTGATTGAATAGTCAAGCATAAACCTCAAAAAGAGGTACAATGCTTTATTGAGACCGTTGCATAGCAGGCAAATTGCTTCGTTGCTTGCGAGATTCGCGCTTGGTCATTTACCTGAAGTAAACTCCCTGTGCTCTCACTCTTAGCGCCTTGCACTTTACCCTCTCTGTCCGGTCGAAGTGTCTTTTGTCGGCTTTGCCTCCAAAATCCACGAGACTGTTGACTTTTGCAACAGTCTCTTATTGATATTATGAAGCACTTACCCAAGCAGCCGCAGCTTCCATACAGTTTTGCCCATCAATGGCAGCTGATACGATACCTCCGGCATACCCGGCACCTTCGCCTGCCGGGTATAAGCCTTTTATTGTAATATGATTGTACAGCATAGGCTCTCGAGGTATTCTTACAGGGGACGAAGTGCGACTTTCTACACCGATCAGCTGTGCTTCATTGGTCAAAAAACCTTTGGTCACTTTATCAAAAGCCTTAAAGCCTTGAGCCAAAGACTCAGTAATAAGTGCTGGCATCCAATCATATAAGTTGGAAGATGTCAAATCTAAGGGATAAGACGATGAAGGTAAATTCGCTGATTGTTTACGATTTACAAAGTCTGTCATTCTCTGAGCAGGGGCATGTAATGAACAATTGGCTGCGTGGTAGCTCTTTCGTTCAAAGTCTTCACACCAATAGAGAAGATTCATAGGAGATCGAGGATCTTCTACTTTAAATCCTAATGCCTTGATATCCTCAGGGCGTATCTCAACCACCATGCCCGAATTTGCCCATTTGGAGCCTCTGTTGGCAGGAGACATCCCATTGACTACCGTTTCATTAGGCGCTGTCGAGGCCGGGACTACAAATCCTCCTGGACACATACAGAAACTGTAGACTCCGCGATCCATGACTTGTGTTTTATAAACATATTCGGCAGCAGGTAAATATTCACCTCTGCCTTTAGGGTTATGATATCTTATAGCATCAATGATCTGTTGCGGGTGTTCCAGTCTTACACCTACAGCAATGCTTTTACTCTCAAGCAATATTCCGGCCACATGTAAGTAGCGGTAAACATCGCGCGCGGAATGACCGGTGGCAAGAATTACAGGACCTATAAGCTCTAATCCATCGGACGTACGTATGCCTCGCACTTCTTGCTTCTCGAGAATGAGAGAATCCATGCGTGTATTGAAATACACTTCGCCTCCGTGACTAAGTATAGTCTCACGCATTTTCTTGATGACCATGGGCAATCGATCTGTACCAATGTGGGGATGTGCATCTATAAGAATAGATGTTTGAGCACCATGTTTACAAAATGTTCTGAGCACTTTATCTACGCTGCCTCGCTTCTTGCTTCGTGTGTAAAGCTTGCCATCCGAGAATGCGCCGGCACCACCCTCACCGTAACCATAATTCGATTCCGGCAATACGATGCCTGTTTTAGCAATATCCGCAACGTCCCTACGACGTGAAATCACATCTTTACCACGCTCTACGACAATTGGTTTCACCCCGAGCTCTAAAGCCCTCAAAGCAGCAAAGAGCCCTGCAGGACCGGCACCTACTATAATAATAGATTTGGCACCGGATACGTCCTGATATATAATATCATCAAAAGTATCCTCCGTATATTGCTCACCTTTGAGATAAACATCTACAGTGAGATTGACATATATCTGCCTTTGACGAGCATCGACCGATCGCTTGCGTACAATGACCCGGTCTATATCAGATGAAGTCAATGATAGTTTACGAGAAGTAACTTTAGTGATATTTTCTTCCGATGAGGCTTCTACTGGAGTTACTCTTAATTGGATAGTTTGCATGAACTAGTTATGATTTCTAAAGAGAGTAGAGAATGCATCCTCTACCCTCTTTACGGGTATGACTTGTATTTTTTTGTTTTGAGATATCTCCTGAGTGTAATTGGCATAGGGAATAATAATCCTATTAAAGCCTAATCGCTCAGCCTCTCTGATACGCTGTAAAATACGAGTTACGGGTCGGACCTCTCCGGACAAACCAACCTCTCCGCTCATACA includes the following:
- the pyrI gene encoding aspartate carbamoyltransferase regulatory subunit, which translates into the protein MNKEQMLVATIQDGTVIDHIPSSKLFKIAHILDLEQIDNPITIGNNLKSSRFGHKGVIKISGRFFTENELNKIALIAPNVHLNIIRDYEVVEKKQVSLPDEFAGIVKCTNPKCITNHEPMKTIFTTIDITQEILECKYCGRKITSDQVELL
- the pyrB gene encoding aspartate carbamoyltransferase, which gives rise to MNHLVSINQLTEDDIIRILDRAQLFEQCPNRLLLSGKVIATLFFEPSTRTRLSFETAVNRLGGRIIGFSDASTSSSSKGESLKDTISMVGNYADLIIMRHFLEGAAQYASEVSKVPIVNAGDGANQHPSQTLLDMYSIRKTQGSLHNLTIALVGDLKYGRTVHSLIQGMSHFNPNFIFVSPNELAMPDEYKEYCRQNNIKFTETHVFDEDVINQSDILYMTRVQRERFTDMEEYERVKNVYVLNSEMLQNSKDTLRVLHPLPRVNEIAYDVDDNPKAYFVQQAQNGLYTRQSIICEVLGLDVK
- a CDS encoding transglutaminase-like domain-containing protein, producing MDKKKGFLLLFILFPFILMGQTKSPAFNAFMAQFVDLNNKYQEEYKNKLYSETESISIQMLGLIDNIKLSEQEKEEFHDNLIKFKSNVYYNMACAYSLKGDVNKAISILDSAIHYGYKDYRHILNDTDLDNIRTEKSFIDLHESIKQFDNLYVLQKSRPYMRANSSSRPQFTYQTHDASNLKSVRTYFKLDSVAGNGDELSKIMNLMKYVHNTIRHDGGNYALCEFDAIDIYNYHKATGMGVNCRHLAIALNEMYLSMGIYSRYITCIPRDTTDTDCHVINSVYSSQLKKWIWIDPTFNAYVKDDKGNLLSIAEVREKLIKSEPIVLNEDANWNNQIKQTKEEYLYNYMAKNLYWFSCPDFSRFNPESRYRNNKSKYINLVPPEFEKQLTSNEYFTHDAHYFWQLPSGKK
- a CDS encoding NAD(P)/FAD-dependent oxidoreductase — its product is MQTIQLRVTPVEASSEENITKVTSRKLSLTSSDIDRVIVRKRSVDARQRQIYVNLTVDVYLKGEQYTEDTFDDIIYQDVSGAKSIIIVGAGPAGLFAALRALELGVKPIVVERGKDVISRRRDVADIAKTGIVLPESNYGYGEGGAGAFSDGKLYTRSKKRGSVDKVLRTFCKHGAQTSILIDAHPHIGTDRLPMVIKKMRETILSHGGEVYFNTRMDSLILEKQEVRGIRTSDGLELIGPVILATGHSARDVYRYLHVAGILLESKSIAVGVRLEHPQQIIDAIRYHNPKGRGEYLPAAEYVYKTQVMDRGVYSFCMCPGGFVVPASTAPNETVVNGMSPANRGSKWANSGMVVEIRPEDIKALGFKVEDPRSPMNLLYWCEDFERKSYHAANCSLHAPAQRMTDFVNRKQSANLPSSSYPLDLTSSNLYDWMPALITESLAQGFKAFDKVTKGFLTNEAQLIGVESRTSSPVRIPREPMLYNHITIKGLYPAGEGAGYAGGIVSAAIDGQNCMEAAAAWVSAS